Within the Phoenix dactylifera cultivar Barhee BC4 unplaced genomic scaffold, palm_55x_up_171113_PBpolish2nd_filt_p 000615F, whole genome shotgun sequence genome, the region ttggtgagcccgtaaaaccaacaaaggtttttggattgtgagcccggaaaacaatccaactgtaatccgcgagattatagtgaattcccaaggggtcgcttggggagtggacgtaggtgccaaggagagcaccgaaccactatatattgttgtgtttgtgttgtgcttgtgtttacatttattcttgcattatcttccatctttgttctagtttaactcattcaaataatctaagaaagcaaccaccgcacttaattaagaaagcttttaaaacaccaaaattgagaagaaaccaattcaccccccctcttggattgtcaccttgggcaacattaaGTGATTTCTTTCGAAAACTAGCAgttagagagtgatttggagccgttctgatccgtctgcacaatctgacaatgtatccgttgggatcgaagtcgactcgtgcgatctggagtcgactcgcactttattGAAATACGACTCGCccgctgttccagatttgaattaaagtgtatgcctcgtcctggggtcgactcggaccaaactagagtcgactcgccaacagctgGAGATGACTcaggcacttaggggtcggctcgttcATAGGGTTCCAGAAgctcaactttctgtttttcttccttgagtcgactcgggtttacttggagtcgacttagctgacttgagaggcgactcgataTTTTCGGAAGATGACTCGTTCTCAGAGATCGAAAaatcgattctctgtcttttgaacatttctatcttggagtcgactcagaccttactggagtcgactcgactatcttgggggtcgactctggaacacttggagtcgactcgttcataggGTCTCTGAAAGCTGATTCTCTGCcttttcagactgctttcctctgggagtcgactcggacatactgggagtcgactcgccaagaatcgaagtcgactcgaaaccttctggagtcgactcggtaacagggtctaaaatccatcgttctgtctttctgtctgttaccctttggagtcgactcgggaccatctggagtcgactcgtcaagcatcgaagtcgactcgaaaccttttggagtcgactcgctaacagTGTCTAAAattcatcgttctgtctttctgtctgttctcagtcggagtcgactcggatagtcctggagtcgactcgagcttgtgccagaaactttaagtgtcccggagtcgactcgcaaagttctggagtcgactcgtgatgcagactttggttcaaattgagtcaaatacttagccaaaatattttgaaccaaagctcgaggtacttaaatagaaattcataaagatttgcttgaaacactagattaaattcattagtacaacataagacatactcataatgctttgtgctcatcaaaatcaattagggaatACTCAATTACTCCACAATTTCTACTATGTTTTTTAGTACTAAATCATCTCGGGTTCCATTATTAAGTGGTGATAATTATTTTGACTGAAAAGATAAGTTTTTATTGACTTTGGGGTGCATGAACCTTGATTTGGCGCTTTATGTAGATGAACCACCCATCCCCACGGAATCAAGTTCACCAACTGATAAGGCTTCTTATGAGCGGTGGGAGCAATCTAATCGCTTAAGTTTGATACTCATTAAGTCTCATATCAGTAAGGGTATCAGGGGTTCAATCCCTGATTACTATAAGGCAAAAGATTTCATGAAGGCCATAGAAGAGCAGTTTATCAACTCTAATAAGGCCTTGGCTAGCACCCTGATAAAAAAACTTTCAGACATGAGGCATAATGGTTCTAAAGGTGTGCGTCAACACAATATGGAGATCCGGGACATTGCTGCTCAACTCAGAGGTTTAGAGACATAAATTTTAGAgttatttttggtacattttaTTTTGAACTCTCTTCCTAAGGAATATggtctttttaaaattttctataaCACATAAGGAAAAATGGTCGATTAATGAACTCTTGACCATGTGTGTTCAAGAGGAAGAGATTAAAACATGAGACACTTAAAGTAGCTAATTTAACATTTTAacgaaaagaaaaaactcaTAAAGGAAAAGGTGACTCTAAAGGAAAGAATGCTAAAGTGTCTTTTAAGCATGAAGGCAATAAGATTGCATGCTTCTTTTGCAAGAAAAAGGGACACATGAAGAAGGATTACGCCACACACAGGAAGTGGCTCGAGAAGAAAGGTAATCCACTATCTCTTGTGTGTTATGAGTCTAATTTTGTTAATGTTCCTAATAATACATGGTGGATTGATTCTGGTACTACAATTCACATTACCAATATCATGCATGGCTTCCTCTCCCTAAGAAAACCAACAACAAGTCAACGATGCATCTATTCGGAAAATGGGATGAGTTCATCAGTCGAAGGAGTTGGAACATTTAGATTAGTTTTGCATTTTGGTTATGTTTTGGATCTAGAAAGAACCTTTTATATTCCatctttttctaaaaatttgatttatgtttcaagactattgtcatttggttatgaattcaatttcaataataaAAAACTTGTTTTGATGAAAAACAATGATGTTGTTGGTGATGGTTTTTAGATGGATGGtttattcaaaattattttagatCCTACGTATGAAACTAATTTTTCGAACTTGCATGATGAGATTGGCATAAAGAGGAATATTATTAAGAAGAACTCCTCGTTATTATAGCATATGTGATTAGGACATATCTCAATGGCAAGAATAAAGAGGTTAATAAATGAAGGGGTACTAGTACTCTTGATTTTATCAACTTTGGTACTTGTGTAGATTGCATAAAGGGAAAGCAAACCAACAAGACCACTAAAGGAGCCAAAAGGAGTTTTGAGACTCTTCAGATAATACACACATATCTTTGTGGACCATTTACCCCACCTTGTCTGAATGGTTAGAGATATTTTATCTCATTCATTGATAACCATACTCGATATATGTATCtctatcttttatatgataaaactGAGGCGCTTGATGCTTTCAAAATATATAAAGCAGAGGTAGAGAAACAAaccgaaaagaaaattaaaattgttaGATGAGACAAGGGCAGAGAGTATTATGGAAGGTATACAGAATTTGGACAGATTCTTCGGTCATTTGCCAAATTCCTTCAAGAAGAGGGCATAATTACTCAATATTCAATACCGGAAATACCACAACAAAATAGTGTGATAAAAAAAGGAATTCATACATGGTAAAGAGCATACTTAGTCATTCGAATATTTCTATCAAGCTATGGAGTGAAGCTTTAAAAATCGATGTATATGTACTAAATAGGGTTTCATCTAAGGTTGTTCCTAAAACTCCTTTTGAGCTGTGGAAATGATGGAAACCAAGTTTAGGACATTTACACATATGGGGTTGTCCAGTTGAAGTGAAGATTTATAATTCATACATGAAAAAGTTAGACCTCAGAATAGTTAGCAGTTTCTTATTGGGTATGCTGAAAACTTCAAGAGATTCAAGTTCTCTTGTCCCGCACACACACCTAGAATCGTTGAAGCTAGAAATGTTAAATTTCTTGAGGATCATAAGTTAAGTGGGAGTAGTTTTCCTCGAACCATATcgtttgagaaaaaaataaaccaaTTGGTGAACCAAGTGGTGAATTAATTGGGAATATGGTTGTTTTTCAAAATTCAGTTCTAAGTATAATTGAAGACCAACTAATTCAAGAGCAACCACGCCTTGATGAACAAactcatatggaaaattttatTGAATCAAGACAATCCTCAAGAATAAAGAGACCAGCAGTATCTAGAGACTACCTTGTATACCTTCAAGAATTCGATTTTGATGTTGGACCTCAAGTTGATCCTATTTCGTTTTCAGAAGCCATGACTGGAGATCATTCCTCTCTATGGCATGATGCTATGAAGGAAGAGATATAATCAAGGGCTAAAAATTAAGTCTGGAATCTCGTTGAGTTACCATAAGAAGCAAAAGCCATTGGCTGTAAATAGGTCTTTAAGACTAAAAAGGACTCATCTGGTAATGTTAAACGATATAAAACTAGACTTGTGACCAAAGGTTTCACTCAAAAGAATGAAATTGATTTACATGAGACTTTCTCTCCAGTTTTTAAGAAGGACTCATTTAGGATAATCATGACACTAGTAGCTCATTTTGACTTAGAGCTAtatcagatggatgtgaaaacggTTTTTTTGAATAGTGATCTTGAGAAAGTGGCGTACATGGAtcagccagaaggattttcaTCTAAAAATAATCATTTGGTTTGCAAATTAAGGAAATCCATATACGGACTTAAACAGGCCTCCCACTAATAGTATATTAAGTTTCACAATATTGTTACTTCATAGGGTTTACGAAGAACATTGTTGATACCTTAAGGTGAGTGAGAGTATATATTTTTCTAGTCCTATATGCGGATGATATTTTGGTCGCAACCAGTGATTTGGGTTTGCTACGTGAAACTAAAGATTTTCTTTCTAAACACtttgagatgaaggatttgGATGAATTCTCATATGTCATTGGCATAGAGATTCATAGAGATAGATCCCAAAGGATATTGGGATTGTCTTAAAAGGCCTACATTAAAAGAGTTTTAGAGAGATTTAATATGAAGTTTTGTGATCAGTTAAATCTCTTGATTTTAGGAGACTTGATGTGGCCCACTTGATCAGTTTTTTCCACATCAAGATAAATACAACCTCGTTTAAGTGGTGATTAAATCCAATCAAATAAAGAGGTTATCTTATCTGGTGGTTTCCGTGATAGATGGAAACTGTTATAAATAAACCTTATAGATAAGGATACAGGTCCCTAACCTAGCATTATAAATAGCCTGTAGATCCATCACGTCAGACACTCAAGTCCTGCATAGGTTAGAAGATCCaaatctcttctctctctcatataACGTCTTCGTGTTTGAGCAGCGATGGGCGGAGGTTagtaaaaattttatatttgtttATTATCTCGCTGCACATAGTTTACCCTACAATAACAACTCAAGGTAGTGGTTCACGGGATTTGATGAAAATTGCCATATCTGATAAAACCTATTGAAGAGAAAGATACTTGACATTGAATTTATCGCAAGCTGATCTCCATCAAATTTCCAATAATCATGATATTAAGGTAAACAGAAACCCTATCGCATGAATTCCGAACAAGCTTGGTCAGTTTGCACTCGGGTAGTATCCCTCATGGCAACATTTAGATTACAAGAATCACTCAAAGAGAGAGTTTATTTAGTACCCTCATATCTGAGGTGGTGAACAATGGAGATGTGCTGCATGAAGTGTATGCCAAGGTATAGGATCTACATGCATCTTTGGCTGTGACTAGTTTTCTCCCATATTTTTTTCTCCTGCAAGTTTTCATTCAACTATTTAGCTAAAGCACAGCGAGAGAAACCTCAAGGATATCCACAGAAAGTGATACCAAG harbors:
- the LOC103697225 gene encoding uncharacterized protein LOC103697225, with the translated sequence MNLDLALYVDEPPIPTESSSPTDKASYERWEQSNRLSLILIKSHISKGIRGSIPDYYKAKDFMKAIEEQFINSNKALASTLIKKLSDMRHNGSKGVRQHNMEIRDIAAQLRGLET